One window of Leguminivora glycinivorella isolate SPB_JAAS2020 chromosome 9, LegGlyc_1.1, whole genome shotgun sequence genomic DNA carries:
- the LOC125229701 gene encoding procathepsin L-like encodes MKCGFVLLFVIASSSAMMSLVDLFRKEFEGFKKMHNKTYKSAVEEMRRLEIYALNKYKIIQHNELFDLGLVSYKLKVNKYSDMEHEEFSQIMNGLIYHADDNSTSHSSRVTRAASNLPDQVDWRVKGAVTDVKDQGSCGSCWAFSATGALEGQVYIKHNRLTSLSEQNLVDCAGNYGCHGCTVGWMNGAFSFIKDNGGIDTEASYPYEAKNDQCRYNAQNSGATINGYKTIPNDEEKLKEAVANIGPIAVAIDAGHAFQHYSDGVYYEKDCSSFKLNHGVLIVGYGTDATGGDYWLVKNSWSKGWGKDGYIKMARNRNNNCGIASAASYPTVD; translated from the exons ATGAAGTGTGGCTTCGTGCTGCTTTTTGTGATCGCGTCATCATCAGCCATGATGTCTCTGGTAGATTTATTCCGAAAGGAGTTTGAAGGTTTCAAG AAAATGCACAACAAGACTTACAAGTCAGCGGTAGAAGAAATGCGTCGCCTAGAAATATACGCTCTGAACAAATACAAGATAATCCAACACAACGAGCTGTTCGATCTAGGACTGGTCTCCTATAAGCTCAAAGTGAACAAGTACTCCGATATGGAGCATGAAGAGTTTAGCCAAATTATGAATGGACTCATCTACCATGCTGA CGACAATTCCACAAGTCACAGTTCACGTGTTACTAGAGCAGCCTCGAACCTTCCTGATCAGGTGGATTGGCGAGTAAAAGGAGCAGTGACGGACGTGAAGGACCAGGGAAGTTGCGGATCCTGTTGGGCTTTCAGTGCT ACGGGCGCTCTCGAAGGGCAGGTCTACATCAAACACAACCGCTTGACGTCCCTATCGGAGCAGAACCTGGTCGACTGTGCGGGCAACTACGGATGCCATGGCTGCACAGTCGGGTGGATGAACGGTGCCTTCTCCTTCATTAAGGACAATGGTGGGATTGACACTGAGGCTTCGTATCCTTATGAGGCGAAGAATGATCAATGCAG GTATAATGCTCAGAATTCTGGCGCTACAATCAATGGATACAAGACGATTCCCAATGACGAAGAGAAACTGAAGGAGGCAGTAGCAAACATTGGGCCTATAGCAGTAGCCATAGACGCAGGACACGCATTCCAGCACTACTCTGATGGAGTGTATTATGAAAAGGATTGCTCTTCTTTTAAACTCAATCACGGT GTTTTGATTGTGGGCTACGGAACCGACGCAACCGGCGGAGACTACTGGCTCGTGAAGAATTCCTGGAGCAAGGGGTGGGGCAAGGACGGTTACATCAAGATGGCGAGGAACCGTAACAACAACTGCGGCATCGCTAGTGCCGCTTCTTATCCTACTGTGGATTAA